The proteins below are encoded in one region of Spirochaetota bacterium:
- the glgC gene encoding glucose-1-phosphate adenylyltransferase, translating to MELQQALKKTLTFILAGGQGERLYPLTKDRSKPSVHFAGTYRIIDFSLSNCLNSDLSRIIVLTQYKSLSLDRHIKTAWNLYFRESGNFVDVVPPQQRYDENWYLGTADAIFQNIYIIEHEKPHYTLILSGDHIYKMDYRKMLKYHIEKDADMTIAACEMPLEEAQRFGVLITDSSLRVTGFEEKPQNPKPVPGKPDVAFVSMGIYIFTTEKLVRYVSDDHKLDSSKDFGKDIIPRIFSSERVFAYDYVHNEGERAYWRDIGTIASYYEAHRDIISVTPILNLYDKEWPIRTYMEQWPPAKFIHNEEGRRGIAINSLVANGAIISGGYVEDSVISPGVKVNSFSEVKGSIIMHGSTIGRYVKIRNAIIDKDNHIPEHMQIGYNLEEDKKHFTVSPEGIVVIPKGYLQ from the coding sequence ATGGAACTACAGCAAGCACTAAAAAAAACACTTACTTTCATCCTTGCAGGCGGTCAGGGTGAACGGTTATACCCGTTGACAAAAGACCGATCAAAACCTTCTGTGCATTTTGCAGGCACCTATCGTATCATTGATTTTTCATTAAGTAATTGTCTCAACTCAGACTTAAGCCGTATTATAGTACTCACCCAGTACAAATCACTGTCTCTTGATAGGCACATTAAGACAGCATGGAATCTGTATTTCCGGGAATCGGGAAATTTTGTTGATGTGGTACCGCCACAGCAGCGATATGACGAAAACTGGTATCTGGGCACTGCAGATGCCATATTCCAGAATATCTACATCATTGAACATGAAAAGCCGCATTATACATTAATCCTCTCCGGCGATCATATCTACAAAATGGATTATCGTAAGATGCTGAAATATCATATTGAAAAAGATGCGGATATGACCATTGCCGCATGCGAAATGCCGCTTGAAGAAGCACAACGCTTTGGGGTTCTGATTACCGATAGTTCCCTAAGAGTAACTGGTTTTGAGGAAAAACCTCAAAACCCAAAACCAGTCCCCGGTAAACCTGACGTTGCATTTGTTTCCATGGGAATTTATATTTTTACCACTGAAAAATTAGTTCGGTATGTTTCGGACGACCATAAGCTCGATAGCTCAAAGGATTTTGGTAAAGATATTATTCCCCGCATTTTTTCTTCAGAGCGTGTCTTTGCGTATGACTATGTCCATAATGAAGGAGAACGCGCCTACTGGCGTGATATTGGAACTATCGCCTCATATTATGAAGCTCACAGGGACATTATTTCAGTTACCCCTATCCTTAACCTGTACGACAAAGAATGGCCTATTCGTACCTACATGGAACAGTGGCCCCCGGCAAAATTCATTCATAATGAAGAAGGTAGAAGAGGTATTGCAATAAACTCATTGGTTGCCAATGGCGCAATTATAAGCGGAGGATACGTGGAAGACTCGGTTATATCTCCAGGAGTTAAAGTTAACAGTTTCTCAGAAGTGAAGGGCAGCATCATTATGCATGGTTCTACCATTGGTCGATATGTAAAAATACGAAATGCCATCATTGATAAAGACAATCACATACCAGAACACATGCAAATTGGGTACAATCTTGAAGAGGATAAAAAACATTTTACTGTTAGCCCAGAAGGCATTGTTGTGATACCTAAAGGCTATCTGCAATAA
- a CDS encoding response regulator — translation MKKILIVEDEQHQRELYAMELQEEGYEVDQAANGKEAVDKVKANKYDCVVLDIRMPEMDGIEALGKILSRDKKVPIIIYTAYSNYKSNFMTWTADAYITKSSNLKELKDKIKELVSTRS, via the coding sequence ATGAAAAAAATACTTATTGTTGAAGATGAGCAGCATCAGCGCGAGCTGTATGCAATGGAGCTTCAGGAAGAAGGATATGAAGTTGATCAGGCAGCAAATGGTAAGGAAGCTGTTGATAAAGTCAAAGCAAATAAATATGATTGTGTGGTGCTTGACATCCGCATGCCTGAGATGGATGGCATAGAAGCTTTAGGGAAGATCCTTTCCCGTGACAAAAAAGTTCCCATTATTATTTATACTGCATATTCCAACTATAAAAGCAACTTCATGACCTGGACAGCAGATGCTTACATTACAAAATCATCAAATTTAAAAGAACTCAAAGACAAAATCAAAGAACTGGTATCAACTCGAAGCTAA